The Nodosilinea sp. FACHB-141 genome has a segment encoding these proteins:
- a CDS encoding tetratricopeptide repeat protein translates to MLPLQPSGLPPVDSAALPTAHDSVTGSYTTDDDTLSRLAAAAVKRQQYSQALHLLDQLVERHPQRAMYYSNRGLVQLWLGQPYAALADCDRAIYLNPDLDQAHNNRAMCHAALGDLPAALDDYEQAVDLNPFNGRARINMGATLRQMGDLDRALDCFDEALMFHQLPEFIYAERGRTYHLRGDWNCAIADYRRALTAAAARQSSEQLQALVQRINRWAEELLPQQSWA, encoded by the coding sequence ATGCTTCCCCTTCAACCGTCGGGCTTGCCCCCGGTTGACTCGGCGGCCCTGCCCACGGCCCACGACTCGGTGACCGGGTCTTACACCACCGACGATGATACCCTCAGCCGACTGGCGGCGGCAGCGGTCAAACGTCAACAGTATTCTCAGGCGCTGCACCTGCTAGATCAGCTGGTTGAGCGCCATCCCCAGCGAGCCATGTACTACAGCAACCGGGGTCTAGTGCAATTGTGGCTGGGTCAACCCTACGCAGCTTTGGCCGACTGCGATCGCGCCATCTATCTCAACCCAGATCTCGACCAAGCCCACAACAATCGGGCCATGTGCCATGCGGCCCTCGGCGACCTGCCCGCCGCCCTTGACGACTACGAACAGGCCGTTGATCTCAACCCTTTTAACGGCCGCGCCCGCATCAACATGGGCGCTACCCTGCGGCAGATGGGCGACCTCGATCGCGCCTTAGATTGCTTTGACGAAGCGCTGATGTTTCACCAGCTGCCTGAGTTTATCTATGCTGAGCGGGGCCGTACTTATCACCTGCGTGGCGACTGGAACTGTGCGATCGCTGACTACCGCCGCGCCTTGACAGCAGCGGCAGCCCGTCAGTCGAGCGAGCAACTTCAGGCTCTAGTGCAGCGGATCAATCGTTGGGCAGAAGAGCTATTGCCCCAGCAGAGTTGGGCCTAA